From the Lolium rigidum isolate FL_2022 chromosome 2, APGP_CSIRO_Lrig_0.1, whole genome shotgun sequence genome, one window contains:
- the LOC124686931 gene encoding aquaporin NIP1-1, with protein sequence MPGGGENGQTNGGHEQSAMEEGRKEEYNQGCGFAISIPFVQKILAEIFGTYFLIFAGCGAVTVNQSRHGQITFPGVAIVWGLAVMVMVYALGHISGAHFNPAVTFAFATVRRFPWRQVPAYVLAQMLGATLASGTLRLMFGGRHEHFPGTLPVGSDVQSLVLEFIITFYLMFVISGVATDNRAIGELAGLAVGATILLNVLIAGPISGASMNPARSIGPALVGSEYRSIWVYVVGPMAGAVAGAWAYNLIRFTNKPLREITKSGSFLKSMSRANSVSV encoded by the exons ATGCCAGGAGGTGGCGAGAACGGCCAGACGAACGGAGGTCACGAGCAGAGCGCCATGGAGGAAGGGAGGAAGGAGGAGTACAACCAGGGCTGCGGCTTCGCCATCTCCATCCCGTTCGTCCAGAAG ATCCTTGCTGAGATCTTCGGCACCTACTTCCTGATCTTCGCCGGCTGCGGCGCGGTGACGGTGAACCAGAGCCGGCACGGTCAGATCACGTTCCCGGGGGTGGCCATCGTTTGGGGCCtggcggtgatggtgatggtgtacGCGCTGGGCCACATCTCCGGCGCGCACTTCAACCCCGCCGTGACCTTCGCCTTCGCCACCGTGCGCCGCTTCCCGTGGCGGCAGGTGCCCGCGTACGTGCTGGCGCAGATGCTGGGCGCGACGCTCGCCAGCGGCACCCTCCGGCTCATGTTCGGCGGGCGGCACGAGCACTTCCCGGGCACGCTCCCCGTCGGGTCGGACGTGCAGTCGCTGGTGCTGGAGTTCATCATCACCTTCTACCTCATGTTCGTCATCTCCGGCGTCGCCACCGACAACCGAGCC ATCGGGGAGTTGGCCGGGCTGGCCGTGGGCGCAACCATCCTGCTCAACGTGCTTATCGCTGG GCCCATCTCTGGAGCGTCGATGAACCCGGCGAGGTCGATCGGGCCGGCGCTGGTCGGGAGCGAGTACAGGTCCATCTGGGTCTACGTGGTGGGGCCCATGGCCGGAGCCGTCGCCGGAGCTTGGGCGTACAACCTCATCAGGTTTACCAACAAGCCCCTGCGCGAGATCACCAAGAGCGGCTCCTTCCTCAAGAGCATGAGCAGGGCCAACTCCGTCTCCGTATAA